A stretch of DNA from Thalassospiraceae bacterium LMO-SO8:
CGGTGAAGAACTTCCCCGTCGGCATCGAAGACAAGATGATCAAGAACGACTTCAAGTGGGCGGCCGCCAACCGCATCCGCATTCTGGACGAGTGGCGCAAGCGCTACGACGGAAAGTCCGAACCGAAGAAGTAAGGTTATCTTTTCTGCACTGATCTGAACGGCAAGCCCCGGCTCCCGCAAGGGGCCGGGGCTTTCTGTTTCGGTCGCGTTCAGTCCGTGCACCGGGGCGCGGCGGTCTGATAGAATTGAGCCTTGGAGGGCGGGCATGGCGAACGACAACAACGGCGGGGCCTATCTCAGGGTCCGCAACCTGACAAAGAAATTCGGCGAGTTCACGGCGCTGCAAAGCGTATCGCTGGACGTCGCCGAGGGCGAATTCGTGTGTTTTCTGGGCCCGTCGGGCTGCGGCAAGACGACGCTGCTGCGCGCCATCGCGGGCCTGGATATTCAGACCATGGGCACGGTCGAACAGGCTGGCCGCGACATTTCGGCCCTGCCGCCCAACGAACGCGATTTCGGCATCGTGTTCCAGTCCTACGCCCTGTTCCCCAACCTGACCGTCACGCGCAACATCGGCTATGGCCTGGAAAACCGGAACATGCCGAAGGCCGATATCGCGCGGCGCGTGTCGGACCTGCTTGACCTTGTTGGGCTGCGCGACCACGCGACCAAGTATCCGTCGCAGTTGTCGGGCGGCCAGCAGCAGCGCGTGGCCCTGGCCCGCGCGCTCGCGACCTCGCCGGGCCTGTTGTTGCTGGACGAACCCCTGTCGGCGCTCGACGCCAAGGTCCGCGTCCACCTGCGCCACGAGATCAAGGAACTCCAGGAAAAGATCGGCATCACCACCATCATGGTGACCCATGACCAGGAAGAGGCCCTGGCCATGGCCGACCGCATCGTGGTCATGAACCACGGCGTGATCGAACAGGTCGGCTCGCCCGAGGACATCTACGCCGACCCGGCGTCGCCCTTCGTCGCCGACTTCATCGGCACCACCAATTTCGTCGACGGCGAGGTGCAGCCGGGCGGGCGGGTCGCCGTCGCGGGCATCGCCATCGACTGCGGCGCGGTGCTGGACGGCCTGTTTCCCGGCGATAAGGTCACGGTCTGCATTCGGCCCGAGGACGTGCAGGTTTCGACCGAGGCCGGCGCCGCCGGCATCCCGGTGACGATCACCGACGTGGAATTCCTGGGCTCGTTCCATCGCTGCCATGTGGTGCCGGTCAACGGCGCCGGGCAAAGCTTCGGCAAGGGCATCGACTTCATGATCGACCTGTCGGCCAACCGCGCGCGCGACCTGGGCATCCGCGAAGGCATGGCGGTGCAGGCCGCTCTGCCGCCCGAGTTCGTGCGCATCTACCGCCCCGTGGGCGAGGCCTGAGCCATGCGGGACGCCGCCGCCGTCGCCGCAGCGCCTAAAATCACGCCCAAGGTCAGCAGCGAAGACTGGATCATGCGCGCGGTGCTGGTCGGCATCGCGCTGTATCTGACCATCTCGATCCTGCTGCCGCTTTACGCGCTTCTGTCGAAAAGCTTCAAGAACGCCGACGGGGTGTTCGTCGGTCTGGCCAACTACGTCAGCTTCTTTTCCACTCCGGCGCTGTTCTGGTCGATCGAGAACAGCTTGACGGTGACCCTGCTGTGCTGCGTCATCGTGGTCACCCTGGCCTTCATTTACGCCTATGCCCTGACCCGCACCTGCATTCCGTTCAAGGCGCTGTTCAAGGGCGTGGCGCTGCTGCCGATTCTCATGCCGTCGCTGCTGCCGGCGATCGCCCTGGTCTACCTGTTCGGCAATCAGGGCATCATCAAGGACTGGCTGTTCGGCTATGAAATCTACGGCCCCATCGGCATCGTCATGGGCGAATGCTTTTACGTGTTCCCCCATGTGCTGACGATCATGCTGATCGCCATGGCCAATTCGGACGCGCGGCTGTACGAGGCGTCGGACGCGCTGGGGGCTTCCAAGATCAAGACCTTCTTCACCGTGACGTTGCCCAGCGTGCGCTACGGCGTGGTTTCGGCCTTCTTCGTCTGCTTCACCCTGGTCATCACCGACTTCGGCGTGCCCAAGGTGGTCGGCGGCAAGTACAACGTGCTGGCCACCGATATCTATAAGCAAGTGGTCGGGCGCCAGGATTTCGAAATGGGTGCCGTGGTGTCCATGGTCCTGCTGCTGCCGGCCCTGTTCGCCTTCGCCGCCGACCGCATCGTGCAGCGCCGCCAGGTGGCATTGCTGTCGGCCCGCGCGGTGCCGTTCCAGCCCAAGAAGAACAACGCGATGGACATGACCATGCTGGCCTTCTGCTGCCTGATCGGCCTGATCATGGTGTCGATCCTGGGCATGGCCTGCTTCGCGTCCTTCGCCAAGTTCTGGCCCTATGACCTGACCCTGTCGCTGAAGCATTACAACTTCGACCTGATGGACGGCGGCAGTTGGTCCGCCTATTGGAATTCCCTCGAACTGGCGGCCTGGACCGCCGTGATCGGCACGGCGATGGTGTTCACCGGCGCCTACCTGGTGGAAAAAAGCAAGGGCTTCCATTCCGGCCGCACCGCCATGCAGCTTCTGTGCATGATCCCCATGGCCGTGCCGGGCCTGGTGCTGGGGCTGGCCTATGTGTTTTTCTTCAACGCGCCGGGAAATCCGCTCGGCTTCATCTATCACACCATGCCGATTCTGGTGATCTGCACGGTCACCCATTTCTACACGGTCTCGCACCTGACGGCGGTGACGGCGCTGAAGCAGTTGGACGGCGAATTCGAAAGCGTGTCGCAGTCGCTCAAGGTGCCGTTCTACAAAACCTTCTTCCGCATCACCGTGCCCGTCTGCATGCCGGCGATCCTGGACATCTCCATGTATCTGTTCGTCAACGCCATGACGACCGTGTCGGCGGTGGTGTTTCTCTACTCCCCGGATACGGCCCTGGCGTCGGTCGCGATTCTCAACATGGACGACGCCGGCGACGTGGCGCCGGCCGCCGCCATGGGCATGATGATCGTCGGCACGGCGGCGGCGGTTCGGCTGGTGCATGCGGGGCTCACTCGGGGTATTCTCTCCCGCACCCAGGCGTGGCGAAAGCGCTGAGCGGGTAATTTTCCGTCCGGCGCTTCATCGTCCTGATCTATGGATGATATCCGAATTAACGATTTGACGAATTGACGCATCCCGCCCGAAACTCCGCGCGACCGGCTGCCTGATCGGCCCGGCCGCGGCTCAAATGACAAAGTTGGAAAGGCCCAACCATGACCCTGACCCCCGGTGACCCCCTTCTTCTCACGCCCGGCCCCCTGACCACGGCCGCCGAAACCCGCGACGCCATGCGCCATGACTGGGGCTCGCGCGATCAGGCCTTCATCGACGCCAACGCCGCCGTGCGCCGCAAGCTGCTGGAAATCGCCAATGCGACCGATACCCACGTCTGCGTGCCCTTGCAGGGCTCCGGCACCTTCGTGGTCGAGGCGGCGCTGTGCACCTTGATCCCCAAATCGGGCAAGGCGCTGATCCTGGTCAACGGCGCCTACGGCAAGCGCATGGGCAAGATTCTGGAGTACGCCGGGCGCGCGTTTGAGATTTCCGAAACCGCCGAAGACGTGCCGCCGGACGCGGCGGCGCTCACCGCCAAGCTGGCCGCCGACAAATCCATCACCCATGTCCTGGTCGTTCATTGCGAAACGACGTCGGGCATCCTCAACCCCATCGCCGACATCGCCCATGCGGTGAAGGACGCGGGCCGGTCCCTGATCATCGACGCCATGAGTGCGTTCGGCGCGATCGAACTGGACCTTGCCAAGGTGCCGTTCGACGCCGTCATGGCGTCGTCCAACAAGTGCCTGGAAGGCGTGCCGGGCATGGGCTTCGCGCTGATCCGCAAAACCGTGCTGGAAGGCTGCGCAGGAAATTCCCATTCCCTGGCTCTCGACCTTTACGATCAGTGGAAGGCGATGGAAGCCAACGGCCAATGGCGTTTCACCCCGCCGACCCATGTGATCTTCGCCTTCGCCAAGGCCATCGAGCAGTTCGAGGCCGAGGGCGGCCAGCCCGGGCGCTTCAAGCGCTATTCGGAAAACTGCCGCATCCTGATTGACGGCATGGCCGACCTGGGGTTCCAGACCCTGCTGCCCCAGGGGCTGCAGGCGCCGATCATCGTCACCTTCCACATGCCGTCGGACCCGGCGTTCGATTTCCAGGTGTTCTACGACAAGGTCAAGGATCGTGGCTTCGTGCTCTATCCCGGCAAGCTGACCGTGGCGCCCAGTTTCCGCGTCGGCTGCATCGGACATCTGGGGGCGGCGGAAATGAAGGCGGCGCTCAAGGCCATGTCGGAAGTCCTGAACGAAATGGGCGTGAAGACCGGCGCGCCCCAGGCCGCCGAATAGGCCGCATCGGTGACCGACGCCGCCAGGACGCCGCCGGCATCGTGTGAGGTCGTCGTCATCGGCGGCGGGGTGATCGGCTGCTCCATCGCCTATCACCTGACCAAGATCGGCATCGCCGATGTGGTGCTGCTGGAACGGCGCAAGCTGACCTCCGGCACCACCTGGCACGCGGCGGGGCTGATCGGCCAACTGCGCGGCAGCGCCAACATGACGCGGCTGGCCAAGTACACGGCGGAACTGTACCGCGAACTTGAGGGCGAGACCGGCCAGGCCACGGGCCTGAAGCAGAACGGATCCGTCTCCGTCGCCCTGCACGCAGGGCGCATGGAGGAATTCCGCCGCAACGCCTCCATGGCCAAGGTGTTCGGCCTACAGGTCGACATCATCACCCCGGAAGAGGTCAAGGAACGCCATCCTCTGGTCAACGTCGGCGACGTGCTGGGCGGCACCTGGATTCCGTCGGACGGGCAGGGCAATCCGGCCGATATCACCCTGGCGCTGGCCAAGGGGGCCCGCATGGGCGGTGCCCGCCTGTTCGAGGACACAAAGGTCACGGAGATCATCGTCGAGAACGGCCGCGCCGTCGGCGTTCGGACGGACACGGGCGAGGTGCGGGCCCGTTGGGTCGTCCTGGCCACGGGCATGTGGGCGCGCGACATGGCGGCCAAGGTCGGCGTGACCCTGCCGCTCCATGCGTGTGAGCATTTCTACATCGTCACCGAGCCCTTCGACGGCATGACGCCGGACCTGCCGGTGCTGCGGGTCTATGACGAATGCGCCTATTACAAGGAAGACGCCGGCAAGATGCTGATCGGCGCGTTCGAGCCCAAGGCCAAACCCTGGGGCATGGACGGCATTCCGGACGACTTCGAATTCGACCAATTGCCCGACGACTTCGATCATTTCGAACCCATTCTGGAAGCCGCCATGGCGCGTCTGCCGGCGCTCGAGAACGCGGGCATCCAGACCTTCTTCAACGGCCCGGAAAGCTTTACCCCCGACGTGCGCTACAACCTGGGCCCGGCCCCGGGTTTGGACGGCCTGATGGTGGCGGCGGGGCTCAATTCCATCGGCATCCAGTCGGCGGGCGGTATCGGCCGCGTGGTCGCGGACTGGGTCAAGTCGGGCCACGCCCCCATGGATCTGTGGGAAGTGGACATCCGCCGCCAGATGCCGTTTCAGGCCAACCGCGCCTATCTGCGGGAAAGGGTGTCGGAAAGCCTGGGCCTTCTCTACGCCACCCACTGGCCGTTTCAGCAGTACACCACCGGGCGCGGCCTGCGCCGCTCACCCCTGTATGAGCACCTGAAGGCCGCCAACGCCTGCTTCGGCGAAAGTGCGGGGTGGGAGCGCGCCAACTGGTTCGCGCCCGCGGGAACGGAGCCGAAATACGAATACAGCTACGGCCGCCAGAACTGGTTCGATGCGTCCGCTGGCGAACACCGCGCGGCGCGGGAAGGCGTCGCCCTGTTCGACCTCACCTCCTTCGCCAAGTTCCGGGTCGAGGGTTCGGACGCGGCCAAGGTTTTGGGCCGGGTCTCCGCCAACGATGTGGCGGGCGAGACGGGCCGCGCCGTCTACACCCAATGGCTGAACGATCGTGGCGGGATCGAGGCCGATCTGACCGTGACGCGCCTGGCCGAGGACGCTTTCCTGGTCGTCACCTCCGGGGCCTGTCAGGTGCGGGATTTCCATTGGCTCAAGGGCCATGTGCAAGACCACGAGCGTTGCACCGTCACGGACGTGACCTCGGGCCATGCGGTGATCGGCGTCATGGGCCCCAGGTCGCGGGATCTGCTGGTTAGGCTGACGCCGGAAGATCTGTCGAACGACGCGTTTCCCTTCGGCGCCAGCCGCGAGGTCGAATTCGCCATGGGCCTCGCCCGCATGACCCGCATTTCCTATGCGGGCGAACTGGGCTGGGAAATCATGGCGCCGACGGAATTCGCGGCCCATGTCTATGAGGCGGTCGTCGCGGCGGGCCGGGATTTCGGCCTGGTCCACGCGGGCATGCATGCCATGAACTCGCTTCGCATCGAAAAGGCCTACCGCCATTGGGGCCACGACATTTCCGACGAGGATACCGTGCTCGAGGCCGGGCTCGGATTCGCCGTCGCCTGGGACAAGCCGGGGGGATTCATCGGCCGCGACGCGCTGCTGAGGCAACGCGAAGCCGGGGTGACGCGCCGCCTGCTGCAATTCCTGGTCGATGACCCAACCCCCCTGCTTTACCACAATGAGCCGATCTGGCGGGATGGCGCGATCGTCGGCAAGGTCACGTCGGGCATGTACGGGCACACCCTCGGCGGGGCCGTCGGCATGGGCTATGTGGCTGTACCGGACGGCGGCCCGGCGGGCCTCGATGGCCACGCCTACGAAATCGAAATCGCCGGGGTGCGTTATCCGGCCCAGGCGTCGCTCCGGCCTCTCTACGATCCCGCGTCGTCCCGCCTACGCGGCTGATTTCCCCCGTTAATTGGTGCCGTTTGATGCTCGATCCTGTCCCGGATCGGAGGGACGTCATATTGATTTAACCTATCAATCACATAGTTATTAGCGATTTGACATATCCTTGGCCGCTCACGAGAATTCCCGAAACCCAGGCACGGACCTGCGTGCCGGACGATTTCAAAGGTGAGCAGCATCATGGATCAGACCCAGTCCCATCCCCGCAGCGTTTCCGTCAACGGCCGCACCTATGCCTGGCCCAGCCAGCCCTTGGTGGTGGTCTGCATCGACGGGTCGGAGCCCGATTACATCGAACAGGCCATCGCCGGCGGGCACATGCCGTTCCTGGAAAAGGCGCTGAAGGGCGGATCGGATCTGCGCGCCGACTGCGTGGTGCCCAGCTTCACCAACCCCAACAACCTGTCGATCGTCACCGGCGTGCCGCCCAAGGTGCACGGCATTTCCGGCAACTTCTTCCTGGACCCGGACACGGGCGAGGAAGTGATGATGAACGATCCCAAGTTCCTGCGCACGGACACCATCTTTAAGGCCTTCCACGACGCCGGCGCCAAGGTTGCCATCGTCACCGCCAAGGACAAGCTGCGCCGCCTGCTGGGTCACGGCCTTGATTTCTCGTCGGGCCGTGCCGTCGCGTTTTCGTCGGAAAAGGCCGATGAAACGACCCTGGCCGAGAACGGCATCGCCGACGCCCAGGCCCTGGTCGGCCGGCCGATCCCCGACGTCTATTCGGCGGACCTGTCGGAATTCATCTTCGACGCGGGTGTCAAGCTGATGGAAACCATGCGCCCCGACATCATGTACCTGTCGACCACCGATTACATCCAGCACAAGCACGCCCCCGGCACGCCGGTGGCCAATGCCTTCTACGCCATGATGGACGGGTACTGGGCCAAGCTGGATGCGCTCGGCGCCGTGCTGGCCTTGACCGCCGACCACGGCATGAACGCCAAGTTCGGTGCCGACGGCCAACCCGACGTGATCTACCTGCAAGAAGTGCTCGACGGCATTCTGGGGGCCGGCAAGGCGCGGGTGATCCTGCCGATCACCGACCCCTATGTCGTGCACCACGGGGCCTTGGGCTCCTTCGCCACCGTCTACCTGCCGCCGGACGCGGATACATCCGCCATCATCACCAAGCTGGCCGCGGTTTCCGGCGTGCAGAAGGTTTACGACAGGAAACACGGCTGCGCCGAATTCGAGCTGCCGGAAGACCGCCTGGGCGACCTGATCGTGGTGTCCGACAAGGCCAAGGTGCTGGGCACCTCGTCCGACCGCCACGACCTCAGCCAGTTGAAGGAGCCCCTGCGCTCTCACGGCGGGGTGACGGAACAGAAGGTGCCGCTGATCGTCACCCGCACGGCCTCCGTCGACAGCGGCCGGCGGCTCCGCAACTTCGACATCTTCGACGTGGCGCTCAATCACACGGCGCTCGCCCAGAATGCAGCCTAACTGAAGCCGCTTTAATCAAGACCCCCACCGGGGCGTTTGGAGGAAAATTCCATGGACAGTGCCGCTCTCAAAAACGAAGTGATCCACGAAAAACTCCGCATCGTCGGCGACAGCGGCGTGCGCGACGAGCGCATCGAGGTCATGAACCCCTACACCAACAAGGTCGTCGGCACGGTGCCGAAGGCGTCGGTCGCCGACGTCAAGAAGGCGTTCAAGACCGCCGCCGAGTACAAGCCGACCCTGACCCGGCATGAGCGCGCGGAAATCCTCAAGAAGACCGGCGAAATCCTCTATTCCCGCCGCGAACAGGTGTCCGACCTGATCACCGCCGAATGCGGTCTGTCGAAAAAGGATTCGATGTACGAAGCCGGGCGTTCCAACAGCGTGTTCAACCTGTCCGCCGCCCTGACCCTGATGGACGACGGCGAGGTGTTTTCCTGCGACGTGTCGCCCTCGGGCCCGAAGCGCAAGATCTTCACCACGCGCCAGCCGCTGCGGGCGATCAGCGCCATCACGCCGTTCAACCATCCGCTCAACCAGGTTGCGCACAAGATCGCGCCCTCGGTCGCGACCAACAACTGCATGGTCCTGAAGCCGACGGAAAAGACGCCGCTGACGGCGCTGCTGCTGGCCGACGTTCTTTATGAAGCGGGCCTGCCGCCGGAAATGTTCCAGGTCGTCACCGGCGATCCCAAGGACATCGCCGACGAGATGATCACCAACGAACACGCCGATCTGGTGACCTTCACCGGCGGCGTCGCGGTCGGCAAGTACATCGCCGAACACGCGGGTTACCGCCGCATGGTGCTGGAACTGGGCGGCAACGATCCCCTGATCGTCATGGAAGACGCCGACCTGGAAAAGGCCGCGACCCTGGCCGTCGCGGGCGCCACCAAGAATTCGGGTCAGCGTTGCACGGCGGTGAAGCGCATCCTGGTGGTCGATGCGGTCGCCGACGAATTCGTCAAGATCGCCCTGGAAAAGGTCAAGGCCATCAAGTACGGCGACCCCATGGACCCGGACACGGACGTCGGCACGGTGATCGAGGAAAAGGCCGCCATGCAGTTCGAACGGCGGGTCAACGATGCCGTCGCCAAGGGGGCGGAGCTTCTCTACGGCAACAAGCGGGACGGGGCGCTCTATTCGCCGACCCTGGTCGACCGCGTGCCCTTCGATTGTGAACTGGTGCGCGAGGAAACCTTCGGTCCCGTGGTGCCGATCATCCGCTGCCCCAACGACATCGCCGAGGTCATCAAGATCTCCAACTCCACCGCCTTCGCCCTGTCGTCGGGTGTGTGCACCAACAACATGGAATACATCACCCGCTTCATCGACGGCCTGGTCGTCGGCACGGTCAACGTCTGGGAGGTTCCCGGCTTCCGTATCGAAATGTCGCCCTTCGGCGGGATCAAGGATTCGGGGCTCGGCTACAAGGAAGGCGTGATCGAGGCGATGAAGAGCTTCACCAACGTGAAGACCTTCTCCATGCCTTGGCTCAGTTAGTAGACGTATTTCCATAGTCATCCGATTGTAGAGACCGGAGTTTCAGGCTATAAGCGCACTCAGTGCGTCTATTGAGGGGTGGTCGAGTGTTACGGCGGCCGCCGGGTGAAACGTCTGTCCGGTCCCGCCGCCCTGAAACCTGCACTGGAAAGCGCGACAGCACGTGGAAACCATCATCAACATCGTCGGCGGCGTCGCCCTTCTGTTGTGGGGCATCCGCATGGTGCGCACGGGGATCACCCGGTCCTTCGGCGCCGATCTGCGCCATGCGTTGGCGGCGTCATCGCGTAACCGGGTGACGGGGCTGGCCGCCGGTTTCGGCGTCACCACCATCCTGCAAAGCTCGACCGCGACGGCGTTGATCGTCTCGTCCTTCGCCGGGCAGGGGCTGTTGGGCGGTGTTGCCGCGCTCGCCATCATGCTGGGCGCGGACGTCGGTTCGACCATGATCGTGCAGGCCCTGTCGCTTGACCTGCAGTGGCTGTCCCCGGTGTTGATTTCCGCCGGCGTGTTCCTGTTCCTGTCGACGGAGGCAAGCCGCCGCCGCGCCATCGCCCGCGCCCTTCTCGGGCTCGGCCTGATGCTGCTGTCCCTGCGCCTGATCGCCATGGGCTCCCTGCCGTTCCGCGAGAGCGAGGCCATGGCCGTCCTGGTTCATCCCCTGACCAGCGAGCCGCTGCTGGCCGTGGTGTTCGCGGCCGCCCTGACCTGGGCGTCCCATTCCTCGGTCGCCGTGGTGCTGTTGATCCTGTCGCTGGCCGGCATGCAGGTGCTGAACGTGCAATTGGCCATGACCATGGTGCTGGGCGCCAACCTGGGCGGCGCCTTGGCCGCCGTCGGACTGACGGCCAAGTCCCTGCCGGCCGTGCGCCGGGTGCCGCTCGGCAATCTTTTGATGCGCATGGTCGGCGTGTTCGCCGTGCTGCCCTTCGTGCCTTATCTGCAACCCTATCTGGCGGTGCTGGGCGACACGCCCGCGCGGCTGCTCGCCAATTTCCACACGGGCTTCAATCTGGCCCTGGTCGTGGTGTTTCTGCCGGCCCTTGCCCTGGTCGACTGGGCTGCCCGGCGCATCGCCCCCGACCGCCCGGCGACCGACGATCCCGGCAGTCCCCGATACCTGGACGAAGGGGCGCTCGACACGCCCTCCGTCGCGCTGACCGGGGCGGCGCGAGAGGCCCTGCGCATGGGCGACGCCGTGAAATCCATGCTGTCCGCCACGCGCGACGTGCTGCGCACCAACGATGCGACCCTGCGCAAGACGGTGGAAGCCCAGGACGACGTGGTCGACCGCCTGCACGAGGCGATCAAGCTTTACCTGACCCGGCTGACCGAAGAGGAAATGGACAAGGCGGAAAGCCAGCGCAGCATCGAAATTCTCAGCTTCACCACCAACCTGGAACATGTTGGCGACATTATCGACAAGAACCTGATGGAACTGGCGGGCAAGAAGATCAAGGGCCACATCAACTTTTCCGACGAAGGCTACCGGGAGTTGGAAGCCTTCCACAACCGCATCATGCAGAACCTGGATCTGGCGCTGCACGTGTTCGTGTCGGCCGACGAGGACGCGGCCCGCCGGTTGCTGCACGAGAAGACGGAAATCCGCGATCTGGAACGCCGCTATGTGGAAAATCATTTCCGCCGCATGGGCGAACGGCGCCCGGACACCCTCGATTCCAGCGCCCTGCATCTGGACGTGCTGCGCGACCTGAAGCGGGTCAACAGCCACCTGACCTCGGTCGCCTATCCGATCCTGGAACGCATGGGGGCACTCACGGAAAGCCGCCTGATCGAGGACGCGGCGGAAAAGCAGAGCCGGGACAGGGACACGGCCCTGCCCCTGGGGGTCCAGCCCAGGCGCGAAGACGGCTGACCGTCTAGCCGGACAGCCCGCGCAGGCGTTCCGTGCGCCGGCGCAGCAGTTCCAGCGTCGTCAGCAAGGCAATCGAAAACAGGATCAGGATCGTCGCCGCCGCCAGGATGGTTGGCGATATCTGTTCACGGATGCCGTTCCACATCTGTAACGGGATCGTCTGCTGGTCGTAGGACGCGACGAACAGGACCACGACCACCTCGTCGAACGAGGTGACGAAGGCGAACAGCGCCCCTGAAATCACCCCGGGCAGGATCAAGGGCAGGATCACCTTGCGGAAGGTCGTCACGGGCGAGGCCCCCAGGCTGGCCGCCGCATGGATCAGCGAGCGGTCGAAGCCGGCGAGCGTCGCCGTCACGGTGATGATGACGAACGGGATGCCCAGCATGGCATGGGCCAGCACGATGCCGACGTAGGTATGGGCCAGCCCGGCCTTTGAATAGAAGAAGAACAGCCCCGTCGCCGAGATGATCATGGGCACGATCATCGGCGAGATCAGCAGCGCCATGACGGCGCGGCGAAACGGCATTTCCGGGCGTGACAGGCCGAGCGCCGCGAGCGTGCCCAGCCCCGTCGCGATCAGGGTCGAGGAAATGCCGATGATGAAGGAATTCTTGGCCGCGTGAATCCACTGCGAATTGGCCCAGGCATCCGCCCACCATGCGCCGTCGCGTACCGCGTCGGGCGCGGTCATGCCATAGGTCAGCAGCCGGTCGTACCAGCGCAGGGAGAACCCGTCGGGGTCGAGCGCCAGCATGTCACGGGTGAAGGTGAAATAGGGCTCGGCGTTGAACGACAGCGGCACGATGACGATGATGGGCGCGATCAGGAACAGGAACACCCCGGCGCAGAACGCCAGATACAGGCGGCGCCAGATGCGTTCGAACGTCGTCGCGTGCGGGGGCATCGCCATGACCGTTTCCTAACCCAACTTCATGTTGTCGACGCCGACCAGCCGGTCATACAGCCAGTACAGCAAAATCACGCCGCCCAGCAGCAATGCCCCCAGCGCCGCCGCCAGGCCCCAGTTGAGGCTTTGCAGCATGTGAAAGGCGATCTGATTGGAAATCAGCTGGCCGGACGAGCCGCCGACCAGGGCCGGGGTGATGTAGTAGCCGACGCTGATGATGAACACCAACAGGACGCCCGCGCCGATGCCCGGCACGGTCTGCGGCAGGTAGACGCGAAGGAATGCCGTCACCGGCCCGGCCCCCA
This window harbors:
- a CDS encoding putative 2-aminoethylphosphonate ABC transporter permease subunit is translated as MRDAAAVAAAPKITPKVSSEDWIMRAVLVGIALYLTISILLPLYALLSKSFKNADGVFVGLANYVSFFSTPALFWSIENSLTVTLLCCVIVVTLAFIYAYALTRTCIPFKALFKGVALLPILMPSLLPAIALVYLFGNQGIIKDWLFGYEIYGPIGIVMGECFYVFPHVLTIMLIAMANSDARLYEASDALGASKIKTFFTVTLPSVRYGVVSAFFVCFTLVITDFGVPKVVGGKYNVLATDIYKQVVGRQDFEMGAVVSMVLLLPALFAFAADRIVQRRQVALLSARAVPFQPKKNNAMDMTMLAFCCLIGLIMVSILGMACFASFAKFWPYDLTLSLKHYNFDLMDGGSWSAYWNSLELAAWTAVIGTAMVFTGAYLVEKSKGFHSGRTAMQLLCMIPMAVPGLVLGLAYVFFFNAPGNPLGFIYHTMPILVICTVTHFYTVSHLTAVTALKQLDGEFESVSQSLKVPFYKTFFRITVPVCMPAILDISMYLFVNAMTTVSAVVFLYSPDTALASVAILNMDDAGDVAPAAAMGMMIVGTAAAVRLVHAGLTRGILSRTQAWRKR
- a CDS encoding putative 2-aminoethylphosphonate ABC transporter ATP-binding protein; translation: MANDNNGGAYLRVRNLTKKFGEFTALQSVSLDVAEGEFVCFLGPSGCGKTTLLRAIAGLDIQTMGTVEQAGRDISALPPNERDFGIVFQSYALFPNLTVTRNIGYGLENRNMPKADIARRVSDLLDLVGLRDHATKYPSQLSGGQQQRVALARALATSPGLLLLDEPLSALDAKVRVHLRHEIKELQEKIGITTIMVTHDQEEALAMADRIVVMNHGVIEQVGSPEDIYADPASPFVADFIGTTNFVDGEVQPGGRVAVAGIAIDCGAVLDGLFPGDKVTVCIRPEDVQVSTEAGAAGIPVTITDVEFLGSFHRCHVVPVNGAGQSFGKGIDFMIDLSANRARDLGIREGMAVQAALPPEFVRIYRPVGEA
- a CDS encoding 2-aminoethylphosphonate--pyruvate transaminase, with the translated sequence MTLTPGDPLLLTPGPLTTAAETRDAMRHDWGSRDQAFIDANAAVRRKLLEIANATDTHVCVPLQGSGTFVVEAALCTLIPKSGKALILVNGAYGKRMGKILEYAGRAFEISETAEDVPPDAAALTAKLAADKSITHVLVVHCETTSGILNPIADIAHAVKDAGRSLIIDAMSAFGAIELDLAKVPFDAVMASSNKCLEGVPGMGFALIRKTVLEGCAGNSHSLALDLYDQWKAMEANGQWRFTPPTHVIFAFAKAIEQFEAEGGQPGRFKRYSENCRILIDGMADLGFQTLLPQGLQAPIIVTFHMPSDPAFDFQVFYDKVKDRGFVLYPGKLTVAPSFRVGCIGHLGAAEMKAALKAMSEVLNEMGVKTGAPQAAE
- the phnA gene encoding phosphonoacetate hydrolase, with protein sequence MDQTQSHPRSVSVNGRTYAWPSQPLVVVCIDGSEPDYIEQAIAGGHMPFLEKALKGGSDLRADCVVPSFTNPNNLSIVTGVPPKVHGISGNFFLDPDTGEEVMMNDPKFLRTDTIFKAFHDAGAKVAIVTAKDKLRRLLGHGLDFSSGRAVAFSSEKADETTLAENGIADAQALVGRPIPDVYSADLSEFIFDAGVKLMETMRPDIMYLSTTDYIQHKHAPGTPVANAFYAMMDGYWAKLDALGAVLALTADHGMNAKFGADGQPDVIYLQEVLDGILGAGKARVILPITDPYVVHHGALGSFATVYLPPDADTSAIITKLAAVSGVQKVYDRKHGCAEFELPEDRLGDLIVVSDKAKVLGTSSDRHDLSQLKEPLRSHGGVTEQKVPLIVTRTASVDSGRRLRNFDIFDVALNHTALAQNAA
- a CDS encoding FAD-dependent oxidoreductase, with the protein product MTDAARTPPASCEVVVIGGGVIGCSIAYHLTKIGIADVVLLERRKLTSGTTWHAAGLIGQLRGSANMTRLAKYTAELYRELEGETGQATGLKQNGSVSVALHAGRMEEFRRNASMAKVFGLQVDIITPEEVKERHPLVNVGDVLGGTWIPSDGQGNPADITLALAKGARMGGARLFEDTKVTEIIVENGRAVGVRTDTGEVRARWVVLATGMWARDMAAKVGVTLPLHACEHFYIVTEPFDGMTPDLPVLRVYDECAYYKEDAGKMLIGAFEPKAKPWGMDGIPDDFEFDQLPDDFDHFEPILEAAMARLPALENAGIQTFFNGPESFTPDVRYNLGPAPGLDGLMVAAGLNSIGIQSAGGIGRVVADWVKSGHAPMDLWEVDIRRQMPFQANRAYLRERVSESLGLLYATHWPFQQYTTGRGLRRSPLYEHLKAANACFGESAGWERANWFAPAGTEPKYEYSYGRQNWFDASAGEHRAAREGVALFDLTSFAKFRVEGSDAAKVLGRVSANDVAGETGRAVYTQWLNDRGGIEADLTVTRLAEDAFLVVTSGACQVRDFHWLKGHVQDHERCTVTDVTSGHAVIGVMGPRSRDLLVRLTPEDLSNDAFPFGASREVEFAMGLARMTRISYAGELGWEIMAPTEFAAHVYEAVVAAGRDFGLVHAGMHAMNSLRIEKAYRHWGHDISDEDTVLEAGLGFAVAWDKPGGFIGRDALLRQREAGVTRRLLQFLVDDPTPLLYHNEPIWRDGAIVGKVTSGMYGHTLGGAVGMGYVAVPDGGPAGLDGHAYEIEIAGVRYPAQASLRPLYDPASSRLRG